A window of the Cryptosporangium minutisporangium genome harbors these coding sequences:
- a CDS encoding FMN-binding negative transcriptional regulator, which translates to MYVPSHFAVPADRQAELLGRGGFAHLVTPTAEGLVSTPLPLLYDPGRPGRGALLGHVARNNPHWRDLPDTESLAIVTGPDAYVSPGYYATKREHGRVVPTWNYEVLHVHGRLVAHDDVAWLRDLVTRLTDTHEAGRAAPWGVTDAPERFIDGQLRAIVGLELVISRVEAKAKLSQNRSAADQDGVLAGLAASGLPGEAAVAAAMRAVHPGG; encoded by the coding sequence ATGTACGTCCCGTCCCACTTCGCGGTACCCGCGGACCGCCAGGCCGAGCTGCTCGGCCGCGGTGGTTTCGCGCACCTGGTGACGCCGACCGCGGAAGGGCTGGTCTCCACGCCGCTCCCCCTGCTCTACGACCCCGGACGCCCTGGACGGGGCGCGTTGCTCGGGCACGTCGCCCGGAACAACCCGCACTGGCGCGACCTACCGGACACCGAGTCGCTGGCGATCGTCACCGGGCCGGACGCGTACGTCTCGCCGGGGTATTACGCGACCAAGCGGGAGCACGGCCGAGTGGTGCCGACGTGGAACTACGAGGTGCTGCACGTCCACGGGCGGCTCGTCGCGCACGACGACGTCGCCTGGCTACGGGACCTGGTCACCCGGCTCACCGATACGCACGAGGCCGGGCGGGCGGCGCCGTGGGGCGTCACCGACGCGCCGGAGCGTTTCATCGACGGCCAGCTCCGGGCCATCGTCGGCCTGGAGCTGGTGATCAGCCGGGTCGAGGCCAAGGCGAAGCTCAGCCAGAATCGGTCGGCCGCCGACCAGGACGGCGTGCTCGCCGGGCTGGCCGCGTCCGGGCTGCCCGGCGAGGCCGCGGTGGCCGCCGCGATGCGAGCCGTTCACCCGGGTGGCTGA
- a CDS encoding DUF72 domain-containing protein, producing MHIGTSGWSYDHWENVLYPPGTPPRDRLAHYVQRFSTVELNASFYRWPKTATFAGWRQRLPEGFRLTVKAPRGLTHAKRLFEPEVWIERIAACWHELGDKRGVLLVQTHPAHQRDDARLDYFLGCLPSWLPVAVELRHPSWHDEAVFGLLERHGAAYCVMSGAKLPCILRATAPFVYVRFHGPDTEHLYAGSYSDDDLRWWAERLREWAGSGHEVYAYFNNDGHGHAVRNAETLRAFVGG from the coding sequence GTGCACATCGGAACCTCGGGCTGGAGCTACGACCACTGGGAGAACGTGCTGTACCCACCGGGTACGCCGCCCCGCGATCGGCTCGCCCACTACGTCCAGCGGTTCTCCACCGTCGAGCTGAACGCGAGTTTCTACCGGTGGCCGAAGACCGCGACGTTCGCCGGCTGGCGGCAGCGCCTCCCGGAGGGCTTCCGCCTGACCGTGAAGGCGCCGCGTGGTCTGACCCACGCCAAACGGCTCTTCGAGCCGGAGGTGTGGATCGAGCGGATCGCGGCCTGCTGGCACGAGCTGGGGGACAAGCGCGGGGTCCTGCTCGTGCAGACTCATCCCGCCCATCAACGCGACGACGCCCGGCTGGACTACTTCCTCGGCTGCCTGCCGTCCTGGCTGCCGGTCGCGGTCGAGCTGCGTCACCCGAGCTGGCACGACGAGGCGGTGTTCGGGCTGCTGGAGCGGCACGGAGCTGCGTACTGCGTGATGAGCGGCGCGAAGCTGCCGTGCATCCTGCGCGCCACCGCGCCCTTCGTCTACGTGCGCTTCCACGGCCCGGACACCGAGCACCTCTACGCCGGGTCGTACTCCGACGACGACCTTCGCTGGTGGGCGGAGCGGCTCCGCGAGTGGGCCGGGTCGGGGCACGAGGTGTACGCGTACTTCAACAACGACGGCCACGGCCACGCGGTGCGCAACGCCGAGACGCTGCGCGCGTTCGTCGGCGGTTAA
- a CDS encoding thiamine pyrophosphate-dependent enzyme translates to MGRIAAETLIERLAEWGVDTVYGLPGDGINGIMEGLRRHSDRVRFVLVHHEEAAAFMATAYAKATGKIGVCLATSGPGGIHLLNGLYDAKLDHAPVLAITGLQETSVLGSGYQQEVALEHVFQDVAEYNLVVSNPAQLPGVVDYAIRTAYARRGVAHLTFPNDVQVADADADPYQHVAPANPPATAPIYLPAPGRPRDEDLRAAAEVLNAAERPAILAGAGALHARAEVLALADAWGAPVIKTLPGKAVIPDDSEFAVGGIGLLGTKPGEELAEDCDTLLMVGTNFPYTQHLPTPGKVRVVQIEADPVRAGARLPTEVPMIGDSREALAALLPLVQRRDDRSHLRKYQDKMRSWRDDMAALENPDRAPIAPQYPVGVLSELATDDAILTCDSGTIATWAARHWTIRGDRGFYLSGNLATMAPGLPYANALQLAYPERQIIAYLGDGGFAMLMAEFLTAVQHRLPVKVVINNNNSLGQILWEQMVLGYPEHGVRYPMPEGNFAAWAEACGGYGRKVTEPGDVRSALAEALAFDGPALVDIDVNPNEPPLPGKVGYEQAKKFAESWLKGQPNKVATATTLFKDKLSQLGR, encoded by the coding sequence ATGGGACGGATCGCAGCGGAGACACTCATCGAACGGCTCGCCGAGTGGGGCGTGGACACCGTCTACGGCCTGCCCGGCGACGGCATCAACGGGATCATGGAGGGTCTACGTCGCCACTCCGATCGGGTGCGGTTCGTCCTCGTGCACCACGAGGAGGCCGCCGCGTTCATGGCCACCGCCTACGCCAAGGCGACCGGAAAGATCGGCGTGTGCCTGGCGACGTCCGGCCCCGGCGGGATCCACCTGCTCAACGGTCTCTACGACGCCAAGCTCGACCACGCGCCGGTCCTGGCGATCACCGGTCTGCAGGAGACCAGCGTGCTCGGCAGCGGCTACCAGCAGGAGGTCGCGCTCGAGCACGTCTTCCAGGACGTCGCCGAGTACAACCTGGTGGTGTCCAACCCGGCTCAGCTGCCGGGCGTCGTCGACTACGCGATCCGGACCGCCTACGCCCGCCGCGGAGTCGCGCACCTGACGTTCCCCAACGACGTACAGGTCGCCGACGCGGACGCCGACCCGTACCAGCACGTCGCGCCCGCCAACCCGCCGGCGACGGCCCCGATCTACCTCCCGGCGCCCGGGCGTCCGCGCGACGAGGACCTGCGCGCCGCGGCCGAGGTGCTCAACGCGGCCGAGCGGCCGGCGATCCTGGCCGGTGCCGGCGCGCTGCACGCCCGCGCCGAGGTGCTGGCGCTGGCCGATGCATGGGGCGCGCCGGTGATCAAGACGCTGCCGGGCAAGGCGGTGATCCCGGACGACTCCGAGTTCGCGGTCGGCGGCATCGGGCTACTCGGCACGAAACCCGGCGAGGAGCTGGCCGAGGACTGCGACACGCTGCTGATGGTCGGGACCAACTTCCCGTACACCCAGCACCTGCCGACGCCGGGCAAGGTCCGGGTGGTGCAGATCGAGGCCGATCCGGTGCGGGCCGGTGCCCGGCTGCCGACCGAGGTGCCGATGATCGGGGACTCGCGCGAGGCGCTGGCCGCGTTGCTTCCGCTGGTGCAGCGTCGGGACGACCGTTCCCATCTGCGGAAGTACCAGGACAAGATGCGCTCCTGGCGCGACGACATGGCCGCGCTGGAGAACCCGGACCGGGCGCCGATCGCTCCGCAGTACCCGGTCGGTGTCCTGTCCGAGCTCGCCACCGACGACGCGATCCTCACGTGCGACTCCGGCACGATCGCGACCTGGGCGGCCCGCCACTGGACGATCCGCGGCGACCGGGGCTTCTACCTGTCGGGCAACCTGGCGACGATGGCTCCCGGCCTGCCCTACGCCAACGCGTTGCAACTGGCCTACCCGGAGCGTCAGATCATCGCGTACCTCGGCGACGGCGGGTTCGCGATGCTGATGGCCGAGTTCCTCACCGCGGTGCAGCACCGCCTGCCGGTGAAGGTCGTGATCAACAACAACAACTCGCTCGGCCAGATCCTCTGGGAGCAGATGGTGCTCGGCTACCCGGAGCACGGCGTCCGGTACCCGATGCCGGAGGGCAACTTCGCGGCCTGGGCGGAGGCCTGCGGTGGATACGGCCGCAAGGTCACCGAGCCCGGCGACGTCCGGAGTGCGCTCGCCGAGGCGCTGGCGTTCGACGGACCGGCGCTGGTCGACATCGACGTCAACCCGAACGAGCCGCCGCTGCCCGGCAAGGTCGGGTACGAGCAGGCGAAGAAGTTCGCCGAGTCGTGGCTCAAGGGCCAGCCGAACAAGGTCGCCACCGCCACGACGCTGTTCAAGGACAAGCTGTCCCAGCTCGGTCGTTGA